The window AGTGCTACAATGATAAGGCCTGCCCCAAAAGCTGCCCAGCGGGTAAACAGACCTATCAGTAATAGCAAGCCTACTGATGCCTCGGCAAAAGGCAGACAATAGGCAAATATTTTTGCTAGAGATTCGGGCAGCCAGGTATCCTGAAAACCCTTCGCAAGCCCTGTAGCAAAGGCAGTAAGTTTTGGGAGGCGCACAACCCCATGCAGAAAAAAGTTAATGCCCGTGCCAAGGCGCAGGATCAGAAAAGCAAGTTGGGCGTCAGTCATGTTTAAAATCTTGAGTAGCACGCAATTTTAAGATATCTTTAGCAGAATTTTCTGCTTTTGATGATGCAATCTGCACAATCTGTACTTCAACAATATTGGGGCTACGGGGATTTTAGACCCCTGCAGGAGGATATTATTGGTGCAGTGCTGCAGAAAAAAGATGTGCTGGCGCTTATGCCAACCGGAGGTGGCAAATCCCTCTGCTTCCAGGTACCTGCCCTTATGCAGGAAGGAGTTTGCCTGGTAATTACTCCCCTGATCGCTCTCATGAAAGATCAGGTAGAGCATCTCAAAGCCCGTGGTATCTCTGCTGAAGCCGTATACTCTGGTATGAGCAAGCGGGAAATTGATGTGGCTCTGGATAACTGTGTCTACGGCTCTCCCAAATTTCTCTACCTCTCTCCCGAACGGCTGCTCACCGAGCTGCTGCAGGAGCGGGTTAAGAAGATGAAAGTAAATCTTTTGGCCGTAGACGAAGCACACTGCATCTCCCAGTGGGGCTACGATTTCCGGCCGGCTTACCTGCAGATTGCTGAATTCCGGAAGCTGATCCCCCAGGTTCCCTGCATTGCCCTAACCGCTACTGCTACCAAAACAGTAGCCAAAGATATTCAGGAGCGGCTGGCCTTCAGGCCTGGCAGCAGTGAGTTTCAGAAGAGCTTTGCCCGCGATAACCTCTCATACAGCGTCCGCTGGGAAGAAAATAAACCAGCCAAACTGCTGGAGATCCTGAAGAAGGTGCCGGGTACGGCAGTCATTTACCTGCGCAGCCGCAAACAGACCCAGCTGGTGGCAAAAAACTTAAGGCAGTGGGGCATCAGTGCCGATCATTACCATGCCGGGCTGCTGCACGAGGAGCGGGTGCGCCGGCAGGATGCCTGGATGCAGGGGCGGCTGCGGGTGGTGGTAGCCACCAATGCCTTTGGCATGGGCATCGATAAACCCGATGTGCGGCTGGTGGTGCACCTGGGCCTGCCCGATACTTTAGAGGCGTATTACCAGGAAGCTGGCCGTGCCGGCCGGGATGGAAAGAAAGCCTATGCTGTGGTGCTGGTAGATGAGCAGGACGTAAGCGGCCTGCGGGAGCGGATCTTGCGTGAATTTCCGGAGCCGGAGGTAATGCGCCATGTGTACCAGGCGCTGGCCAATTACTATAAGCTGGCCATTGGCAGCAGCCAGCTCTCCTCTTACGATTTTGAACTGGACGATTTTTGCCGCACCTACTCCCTGGATGCGAACCAAACCTGGCATGCCCTGAAAAAACTGGAGGAGCAGGGTTTCCTTCAGCTAAGCGAAGGCTTCTACGCACCATCCCGCCTGCATATACTGCTGCAGCACCAGGAACTCTATGCCTTCCAGATTGCAAATGCCTCCCTGGAGCCCCTGCTAAAAGCACTTATGCGTATTTACGGAGGCGAGATCTTTGCCGGCTATACCCGTATTTCCGAAAATGAAATTGCCCGGCAGACGAAAGACTCTGTAAATGGCATTAAGCAAAAGCTGGAGATGATGCAGAAAATGGAGGTGCTCGCCTATGAGCCACAGCGGGATAAACCACAGCTTACCTTCCTGACGCCACGCCACGATGCCGCCAAACTCCCGTTGCAACTTAAGCAACTCCGGGAGCGTAAAGAGGTATGCCTGGAAAAGGCTGAAGCCGTAATTGAATATGTAAAACAGGAGCACCTGTGCAGAACCCGCTTTTTGCTCGATTACTTTGGCGAGTGGGATTATGAAAAGTGCGGAATATGCGATGTATGCCTTCAGCAAAAAGGCGATGGTGCACAGGATAGCAAAATATTTCGTTTTCGTCAGCAGATCCGTAACGCCATTACCATAAAGGCGCTGAATCCTGCAGAGCTGGAAAAAGCACTGGAGGTATCGGCCGCCAATAAAAACATCATGCTGCACACCGTGCGGCTCATGCTGGATGAGGGGAGCCTGAAGTACGATAGTACCGGCTGCCTGGTCCTTTCCAAATAAAGGTATGACAACAGAACAACCAACCATAGTAGAACGGCTGCGTGCCGAAACCCGCCCGCAACATGACCGGCTGGAAGAGGTAGCAGCCTCCGATAAACTGGCAGCAGGGACTCTTAGTCCGGAGGAATACCTGAAACTGCTGCGTGCGAACTATGCTGCTCACCGGCAGCTCGAAAAATCAGTAGGTCGGGTAGCAGAGATGGAAGCTTTACTGGAAGAACGGCAGAAAACCCGGCTGCTCGAAGAAGATCTGAAACAAGCCGCGGAAGATCCGGAGCAGGTCTGGCAACAGCTGGAAGATAAGCTGCCGGCACTGCAGCTGGAAAATAAGTACCAGGCGCTGGGCGCTCAGTACGTGATGGAAGGAGCAACCCTGGGCGGTGTGGTAATCCTGAAAGCCTTAAAACAACACCCGCAACTGCAGTCCTACCAGCCCTTTCATTACTATGGCTGCTATGGAAGCGATACCGGCCGCCGCTGGAGCCACTTTAAGCAACTGTTGCTGGAGGAGGTGCAAACTCCCGAACAGCAGGAGGAAGCGCTGAAAGGCACCCTTGGTGCGTACCAGCTTTTCGAGAAAGCCTTTGTAGCAGTGCATTGACAATAAACAGGCTAAGGGCATGTTTAAACATTACCCTATAGTACTGAAAATCACCATTACAGGAACCTGGTGCTGGCAATTTAGCTTGTTAAAGCTAAATTTACATATGTGTTGAGGTGCTTCTGATCCTCCATTCAACCTTGTTAAAAAAGATATTGCTGGAGCCAGGGATTAAGTACTGTAAATGAGAGACATACCAGAACAGACTTCGTTTGAGGATAATCATTTATATTGTTTAATGAAGTTTTGTTTTAATTTTATCCATCTTATCCCATATTTTTGCGTTTGATAAAGCCAAGCGACTATTCCTCTTTTGCATTTTTTGATATGAGTTTAAAAGCAGTTGTTCAATACCTGATAGATCTTTTTTATCCAATATTCAGGCCTGTACTAGATCACCAGACCTACCGCTTTCTGGCCTGTGGTGGTGTAAATGTGGCAGTAGAAATCTTATCTTTCTTTGTAGCCTATCATTTCATTATTCAGAAGCAGGTTATTCATCTGCCAATGGGCATCGCCATCAGCCCTTACATTGGTGCCCTGATTATTTCCTTTTGCATTGGTTTTCCGCAGGGATTCTGGATGATGCGCAACGTAGCCTTCCCCACTTCTACCCTAAGGGGCCGTACCCAGCTGGTACGCTATTTTATCGTAGTGATGATCAACCTTCTGCTCAACTATGTGCTGCTGAAAATTCTGGTGGAACAGCTCAATATTTACCCCACACCCTCAAAAGTAATTGCCACAGGCGTGATAGT of the Flammeovirgaceae bacterium 311 genome contains:
- a CDS encoding ATP-dependent DNA helicase recQ (COG0514 Superfamily II DNA helicase), which codes for MMQSAQSVLQQYWGYGDFRPLQEDIIGAVLQKKDVLALMPTGGGKSLCFQVPALMQEGVCLVITPLIALMKDQVEHLKARGISAEAVYSGMSKREIDVALDNCVYGSPKFLYLSPERLLTELLQERVKKMKVNLLAVDEAHCISQWGYDFRPAYLQIAEFRKLIPQVPCIALTATATKTVAKDIQERLAFRPGSSEFQKSFARDNLSYSVRWEENKPAKLLEILKKVPGTAVIYLRSRKQTQLVAKNLRQWGISADHYHAGLLHEERVRRQDAWMQGRLRVVVATNAFGMGIDKPDVRLVVHLGLPDTLEAYYQEAGRAGRDGKKAYAVVLVDEQDVSGLRERILREFPEPEVMRHVYQALANYYKLAIGSSQLSSYDFELDDFCRTYSLDANQTWHALKKLEEQGFLQLSEGFYAPSRLHILLQHQELYAFQIANASLEPLLKALMRIYGGEIFAGYTRISENEIARQTKDSVNGIKQKLEMMQKMEVLAYEPQRDKPQLTFLTPRHDAAKLPLQLKQLRERKEVCLEKAEAVIEYVKQEHLCRTRFLLDYFGEWDYEKCGICDVCLQQKGDGAQDSKIFRFRQQIRNAITIKALNPAELEKALEVSAANKNIMLHTVRLMLDEGSLKYDSTGCLVLSK
- a CDS encoding GtrA family protein, translating into MSLKAVVQYLIDLFYPIFRPVLDHQTYRFLACGGVNVAVEILSFFVAYHFIIQKQVIHLPMGIAISPYIGALIISFCIGFPQGFWMMRNVAFPTSTLRGRTQLVRYFIVVMINLLLNYVLLKILVEQLNIYPTPSKVIATGVIVVTSYLLQKYFSFRTN
- a CDS encoding DoxX family protein (COG2259 Predicted membrane protein) codes for the protein MTDAQLAFLILRLGTGINFFLHGVVRLPKLTAFATGLAKGFQDTWLPESLAKIFAYCLPFAEASVGLLLLIGLFTRWAAFGAGLIIVALLFGTCLKEEWSTAGLQMTYLLVIYFLIAHRSNNAVALDKTHS
- a CDS encoding Heme oxygenase (COG3230 Heme oxygenase), with the protein product MTTEQPTIVERLRAETRPQHDRLEEVAASDKLAAGTLSPEEYLKLLRANYAAHRQLEKSVGRVAEMEALLEERQKTRLLEEDLKQAAEDPEQVWQQLEDKLPALQLENKYQALGAQYVMEGATLGGVVILKALKQHPQLQSYQPFHYYGCYGSDTGRRWSHFKQLLLEEVQTPEQQEEALKGTLGAYQLFEKAFVAVH